From Halapricum desulfuricans, a single genomic window includes:
- a CDS encoding DUF7289 family protein has protein sequence MNERAVSEVIGFALVFGLIVSTVAIVSVVGFDELEDTRDQEELNNAERAFDVLADNMADIHDSGAPSRATEMNLQSARLQVGQSVTINVTGVNQSGASFPVTFTSQPIVYASGDARLVYSGGAVFRTQDGNGLLLNEPPFLIDSGRVVIPVVQLQHDGEVTSTSGSTVRIRAENSQRQPIHGFAESPTNYERIVVNITAPSPRSGLWMDYLQSQDGVTDCEQPRSDNVRCTIDDPQSVFVSRTLISYAFES, from the coding sequence ATGAACGAACGCGCAGTGAGCGAGGTCATCGGGTTCGCGCTCGTGTTCGGACTCATCGTGTCGACGGTCGCGATCGTCTCGGTCGTCGGGTTCGACGAGTTGGAGGACACCCGTGATCAGGAGGAACTCAACAACGCGGAACGGGCGTTCGACGTGCTCGCCGACAACATGGCCGACATTCACGACAGCGGTGCGCCCAGCCGTGCGACCGAGATGAACCTCCAGTCGGCCCGTCTCCAGGTCGGCCAGTCGGTCACGATCAACGTCACCGGCGTCAATCAGTCCGGCGCGTCGTTCCCGGTCACCTTCACCTCACAACCGATCGTCTACGCGAGCGGTGACGCCAGGCTGGTCTACTCCGGCGGGGCCGTGTTCCGGACCCAGGACGGGAACGGCCTACTCCTCAACGAGCCTCCGTTCCTGATCGACTCCGGGCGCGTGGTGATTCCGGTTGTACAACTTCAACATGACGGGGAAGTGACGAGCACGAGTGGCTCCACCGTCCGGATTCGCGCCGAGAACAGCCAGCGACAGCCGATTCACGGGTTCGCCGAGTCACCGACGAACTACGAGCGGATCGTCGTCAACATCACGGCTCCGTCGCCGCGGAGCGGCCTCTGGATGGACTACTTGCAGTCACAGGACGGCGTGACAGACTGTGAGCAACCCCGGTCGGACAACGTCCGCTGTACGATCGACGACCCCCAGTCAGTGTTCGTGAGCCGAACGCTGATCTCCTACGCGTTCGAATCGTGA
- a CDS encoding DUF7289 family protein has protein sequence MARDTSRAQSETLGFVLIVALVLAGAALTVAIGGSGIADTKASNEFQRAENSMTLFDSRAAMVALGDSNAQSVSLGHDSGDITVRDNAGRMWITHANYSGSGETEVIFNETLGSVVYESDRGTIAYQGGGVWRKQDSGRAQMISPPEFHYRGATLTLPAIQVTGDGAASGSVSLTVTPRQQAQLVYPNATTATENGTGAPYDETPTSGYRNYTNPVRAGTVNVTVQSEYADGWETYFKERTTGNTTRVGPNTVTLTLATTEGAPGSFEMPPAGDSVNAGAIGGEHPITDFDVTLDVDKQNPHFSFYAEENSEEFEIHVTSDVNPKGCSPDANVHVSVYYYDGDGDKEYETWESDSLDLDETDGMEWVCDGGDLKLHVDFISDDIAMVYDRIGSDGTFQPDPKIDEPNSGTSTGVTRGNKWAYNDRINNEDGFSFQSSTVWDQHETVPYESGSGTTYDQNDTQTLEAVTNHYLSLMDSSVDLVAKDGPGSSDSIVEPNSRGTLRYEEGAGSRYVTFLHITENKINVDLD, from the coding sequence ATGGCGAGAGACACGTCCCGCGCTCAGTCGGAGACACTGGGGTTCGTGCTCATCGTTGCGCTCGTCCTCGCGGGGGCGGCGCTGACAGTCGCGATCGGGGGGAGCGGGATCGCTGACACGAAGGCGAGCAACGAGTTCCAGCGCGCGGAGAACTCGATGACGCTGTTCGACTCCCGTGCCGCGATGGTCGCGCTCGGCGATTCCAACGCACAGAGCGTCTCGCTCGGACACGACAGCGGCGACATCACCGTCCGGGACAACGCCGGCCGGATGTGGATCACCCACGCCAACTACTCGGGAAGCGGTGAGACGGAGGTGATCTTCAACGAGACGCTGGGGAGCGTCGTCTACGAGAGCGACCGCGGGACGATCGCATATCAGGGCGGTGGTGTCTGGCGGAAACAGGACAGCGGGCGAGCGCAGATGATCTCGCCGCCGGAGTTTCACTACCGCGGGGCGACGCTGACGCTGCCCGCGATCCAGGTGACTGGTGACGGAGCCGCGAGCGGGAGCGTGTCCTTGACGGTGACACCGCGCCAGCAGGCGCAACTCGTCTATCCGAATGCGACGACCGCCACGGAAAACGGCACCGGCGCACCGTACGACGAAACGCCGACCAGTGGCTACCGCAACTACACCAACCCGGTTCGGGCAGGAACAGTCAACGTCACGGTCCAAAGCGAGTACGCCGACGGCTGGGAAACGTATTTCAAAGAGCGGACGACTGGCAACACGACACGAGTCGGGCCGAACACTGTCACACTAACCCTGGCGACGACGGAGGGTGCGCCCGGATCGTTCGAGATGCCGCCGGCCGGTGACAGCGTCAACGCCGGCGCGATCGGCGGCGAACACCCGATCACGGACTTCGATGTCACGCTCGATGTCGACAAGCAAAACCCGCACTTCTCGTTTTACGCCGAGGAGAACTCCGAGGAGTTCGAGATTCACGTCACGTCCGACGTGAACCCGAAAGGCTGTAGTCCGGACGCAAACGTCCACGTCAGCGTCTACTACTACGATGGAGACGGCGATAAAGAATACGAGACCTGGGAGTCAGACAGTCTCGATCTGGACGAGACCGACGGGATGGAGTGGGTTTGTGACGGCGGCGACCTGAAGCTCCACGTCGACTTCATCTCGGACGATATCGCGATGGTCTATGACCGGATCGGAAGCGACGGTACGTTCCAGCCGGACCCGAAGATCGACGAGCCGAACTCCGGTACTTCGACCGGCGTCACGCGGGGCAACAAGTGGGCGTACAACGATCGGATCAACAACGAAGACGGATTCAGTTTCCAGTCCTCGACGGTGTGGGACCAGCACGAGACGGTTCCGTACGAGAGTGGCAGCGGGACGACGTACGACCAGAACGACACACAGACCCTAGAGGCGGTGACGAATCACTATCTCAGCCTGATGGACAGCAGCGTCGACCTGGTCGCCAAAGACGGACCGGGCAGCAGTGATTCAATCGTCGAACCGAACTCCCGCGGGACGCTCCGGTACGAGGAAGGTGCCGGATCGAGATACGTCACGTTCCTCCACATCACGGAGAACAAGATCAACGTCGATCTCGACTGA
- the thrS gene encoding threonine--tRNA ligase, with amino-acid sequence MAKSEQERSVSVVLPDGSELSFDEPVTVEDVAYEIGPGLGEDCRAGRVDGDLVPPEYEITDDTEIEIVTPGSDDYVHLVRHSAAHVFAQALQRIYPEAELAIGPWTDDGFYYDIANVDIDEDDFEEIEAEMESIIEADYDIERILRDREEAEEIYDDNEYKQDILETEAAGEDPISFYVQDDWQDLCKGPHVESTGQIGASKLLQISSAYWRGEEENEMLTRVYGTAFAEEDELEEFLEQRRKAEERDHRKIGQELNLFSIDETTGPGLPLYHPNGKTVLNELSEYAGNLNREAGYREVETPHVFRTELWKQSGHYDNYREDMFLLDVNDEEYGLKPMNCPGHATIFDQQQWSYRDLPVRYFEDGKVYRKEQRGELSGLSRVWAFTIDDGHLFVRPDQIEDEVQSIMDIILDTLDTFDLDYTVQFATRPDKSVGGDEIWERAESQLEAVLEAQDIEYEIEDGDGAFYGPKIDFAFEDALGRSWDGPTVQLDFNMPERFDLSYTGEDNEEHRPVMIHRALYGSYERFFMVLTEHYNGKFPPWLAPEQIRILPISDDQIPYAKQIKNRYLDDYRVTIEDRSWTVKRKIREAHEDRVPYMLIIGSDEEADGTISVRDRKEQERNDVDPEAFADHLDTEIEQRRTDVTFVQQHRNGQ; translated from the coding sequence ATGGCTAAATCAGAACAAGAGCGATCCGTATCGGTCGTACTGCCAGACGGCTCAGAACTCTCTTTCGACGAACCGGTCACCGTCGAGGACGTCGCCTACGAGATCGGCCCGGGGCTCGGCGAGGACTGCCGGGCCGGCCGGGTCGACGGCGACCTGGTTCCCCCGGAGTACGAGATCACCGACGACACCGAGATAGAGATCGTCACGCCCGGCAGCGACGATTACGTCCATCTCGTTCGCCACTCGGCGGCCCACGTCTTCGCCCAGGCGCTCCAGCGGATCTATCCCGAAGCCGAACTCGCGATCGGCCCCTGGACGGACGACGGCTTCTATTATGACATCGCGAACGTCGACATCGACGAGGACGATTTCGAAGAGATCGAAGCCGAGATGGAGTCGATCATCGAGGCCGACTACGACATCGAGCGCATTCTTCGTGACCGCGAGGAGGCCGAGGAGATCTACGACGACAACGAGTACAAACAGGACATCCTCGAAACCGAGGCCGCCGGCGAGGACCCGATCTCCTTCTACGTCCAGGACGACTGGCAGGACCTCTGCAAGGGGCCACACGTCGAGTCGACGGGTCAGATCGGCGCGAGCAAACTCCTGCAGATCTCCTCGGCGTATTGGCGCGGCGAGGAGGAAAACGAGATGCTCACCCGTGTCTACGGGACGGCCTTCGCCGAGGAGGACGAACTGGAGGAGTTCCTCGAACAGCGCCGAAAGGCCGAGGAGCGCGATCACCGCAAGATCGGCCAGGAACTCAACCTCTTTTCGATCGACGAGACGACCGGTCCCGGACTGCCGCTGTATCACCCTAACGGCAAGACCGTCCTGAACGAACTCTCGGAGTACGCGGGGAACCTCAACCGCGAGGCCGGTTACCGGGAAGTCGAGACCCCGCACGTCTTCCGCACCGAGCTGTGGAAGCAGTCGGGCCACTACGACAACTACCGCGAGGACATGTTCCTGCTGGACGTCAACGACGAGGAATACGGCCTCAAGCCGATGAACTGTCCGGGTCACGCGACCATCTTCGATCAGCAGCAGTGGTCCTATCGGGATCTGCCGGTGCGGTACTTCGAGGACGGGAAAGTCTACCGGAAGGAACAGCGCGGCGAACTGTCGGGGCTCTCCCGAGTGTGGGCGTTCACGATCGACGACGGCCACCTGTTCGTCCGCCCGGACCAGATCGAAGACGAGGTCCAGTCGATCATGGACATCATCCTTGACACGCTGGATACGTTCGATCTGGATTATACCGTCCAGTTCGCCACCCGTCCCGACAAATCAGTCGGCGGCGACGAGATCTGGGAGCGCGCCGAGTCGCAACTGGAGGCCGTGCTCGAAGCCCAGGACATCGAGTACGAGATCGAGGACGGCGACGGCGCCTTCTACGGGCCGAAGATCGACTTCGCCTTCGAGGACGCGCTGGGCCGCAGCTGGGACGGGCCGACCGTCCAGCTCGATTTCAACATGCCCGAGCGCTTCGACCTGAGTTACACCGGCGAGGACAACGAGGAACACCGCCCGGTGATGATCCACCGGGCGCTGTACGGCAGCTACGAGCGCTTCTTCATGGTGTTGACCGAACACTACAACGGGAAGTTCCCGCCGTGGCTCGCCCCCGAACAGATCCGGATCCTCCCCATCAGCGACGACCAGATCCCCTACGCCAAGCAGATCAAAAACCGCTATCTCGACGACTACCGCGTGACGATCGAGGACCGATCCTGGACGGTCAAGCGCAAGATCCGCGAGGCCCACGAGGACCGCGTCCCTTACATGCTCATCATCGGATCCGACGAGGAAGCGGACGGAACGATCTCCGTGCGTGACCGCAAAGAGCAAGAGCGCAACGACGTCGATCCCGAGGCCTTCGCCGACCATCTCGACACCGAGATCGAGCAGCGTCGAACCGACGTGACGTTCGTCCAGCAACACCGGAACGGCCAGTAG
- the artA gene encoding archaeosortase A, which yields MVLGFVGAFEWAHQWWGPLSWLVLLVFLVGTLAEAYDRRLARYVLASGWGVLALFWVSAIYQFVFDQKSITEGIAVVAAIPLSLYVGYLLASGRDRLIVVSRAVAVAWLIYLPFSALPFLRNPLISIVTDQTAAVLSLLGADFEVIAGNNFPADLGPAEPVEPYHKTFFFHVPGVRAISYTIMMACTGVGSMAIFGGLIGAVRAPLARKLRALAVAVGIIWVLNIARNVFIAYSFGYQRLQVFPEFVMSTFGVNRVEVSYIVADRILAQFLSVIALVAITYIVIKLLPEVLVVVEEALYVLTGSEYDLRSALDVETRDDRDPAHHEETA from the coding sequence ATGGTACTCGGATTCGTCGGCGCGTTCGAGTGGGCTCACCAGTGGTGGGGTCCGCTCTCGTGGCTGGTCCTGCTCGTGTTCCTCGTCGGGACGCTCGCCGAGGCGTACGACCGGCGACTCGCCCGGTACGTCCTCGCGAGCGGCTGGGGCGTGCTAGCGCTGTTCTGGGTCTCGGCGATCTATCAGTTCGTCTTCGACCAGAAGTCGATCACCGAGGGGATCGCCGTCGTCGCTGCGATCCCGCTCTCGCTGTACGTCGGCTATCTGCTCGCCAGCGGTCGGGACCGTCTGATCGTCGTCTCGCGAGCTGTCGCCGTCGCGTGGCTGATCTATCTCCCGTTCTCGGCGCTTCCCTTTCTCCGGAACCCGCTGATCTCGATCGTCACCGACCAGACCGCGGCTGTACTGTCCCTTCTCGGCGCCGACTTCGAGGTGATCGCGGGCAACAACTTCCCGGCGGACCTCGGTCCCGCCGAGCCGGTCGAACCGTATCACAAGACGTTCTTCTTCCACGTTCCCGGCGTGCGAGCCATCTCGTATACGATTATGATGGCCTGTACCGGGGTCGGCAGCATGGCCATCTTCGGCGGCCTAATCGGCGCCGTCCGCGCCCCGCTGGCGCGGAAACTGAGAGCACTCGCGGTCGCGGTCGGCATCATCTGGGTGCTCAACATCGCTCGGAACGTCTTTATCGCCTACTCGTTCGGGTATCAGCGCCTGCAGGTCTTCCCCGAGTTCGTGATGTCGACGTTCGGCGTCAACCGGGTCGAAGTGTCCTACATCGTCGCCGATCGCATCCTCGCGCAGTTCCTCTCGGTCATCGCGCTGGTGGCCATCACGTATATTGTCATCAAACTCCTTCCCGAGGTGCTCGTAGTCGTCGAGGAGGCGCTGTACGTCCTCACGGGGTCGGAGTACGACCTCCGGAGCGCGCTCGATGTGGAGACTCGGGACGATCGAGACCCGGCTCACCACGAAGAGACGGCGTAA
- the dph5 gene encoding diphthine synthase, producing the protein MLTFVGLGLYDERSITLQGRDALEQADQVFAERYTSRLVGADFDDIEAAHDIDIDLRAREGVEQDPEPILDAAESGDAAFCTAGDTMISTTHVDLRLRAHERGIETRIVHGTTAAAAASSLTGLQNYRFGKATTLPFESAHGGDGVPGSVIETIEANRDRGLHTLVFLDIKVDSDREDYMTGDEAAAMLATDWEETVPAVVVARAGSPDPVVRGDRLDALAEETFGEPLHMLVVPGALHHIERDALVELADLPAEVADLA; encoded by the coding sequence ATGCTCACCTTCGTCGGACTGGGACTGTACGACGAGCGCTCGATCACCCTCCAGGGCCGGGACGCCCTCGAGCAGGCCGATCAGGTCTTCGCCGAGAGATACACCAGCAGGCTCGTCGGCGCGGATTTCGACGACATCGAGGCCGCACACGATATCGATATCGACCTCCGGGCGCGCGAGGGGGTCGAACAGGACCCCGAACCGATCCTTGACGCCGCCGAGTCGGGGGACGCGGCCTTCTGTACTGCCGGCGACACCATGATATCGACGACCCACGTGGATCTGCGCCTGCGCGCTCACGAACGCGGCATCGAGACCCGGATCGTCCACGGGACGACCGCAGCCGCGGCGGCGAGCTCGCTGACCGGCCTGCAAAACTACCGCTTCGGGAAGGCGACGACACTTCCCTTCGAGTCCGCACACGGCGGCGACGGCGTCCCCGGCAGCGTCATCGAGACGATCGAAGCCAACCGCGATCGCGGGCTGCACACGCTGGTCTTTCTGGATATCAAGGTCGACTCGGACCGCGAGGACTACATGACCGGCGACGAGGCCGCCGCCATGCTCGCGACCGACTGGGAGGAGACGGTACCGGCTGTCGTGGTCGCACGAGCGGGCAGCCCCGACCCGGTCGTCCGGGGCGACCGGCTCGACGCATTGGCCGAGGAGACGTTCGGCGAGCCGTTGCATATGCTCGTCGTTCCCGGAGCGTTACACCACATCGAGCGGGACGCGCTGGTCGAACTGGCCGATCTGCCGGCCGAGGTCGCGGATCTCGCGTAA
- a CDS encoding class I SAM-dependent methyltransferase: protein MERPCVRVAREDGEATRQRLAEAELLDHDYDIVHADGELYLPVVDPDGVPADLPVATRDVPPRESQTLPVDILGFEPTYERLGEIVIIDEDDAERTSAIADAIMDSSIPAETVLNRASKVKGEQRVREWDVLAGDGTETVHREYGSEFLVDVADVYFSPRLATERHRVVEQVESGEHFFDMFAGVGPFVIPAARRGATAVGVDINETAIGYLRANAERNDVAERVTAIAGDVREVAAEYPSWADRLVMNLPHSADEFLETAVELAGEECVLHYYDIQHEDDPHGPGEAAIREAAEPAGYDVDVETRHTVRSYAPHELNVCLDVRLIR, encoded by the coding sequence ATGGAACGCCCGTGCGTCCGTGTCGCCCGCGAGGACGGCGAGGCGACGCGACAGCGTCTCGCCGAGGCCGAGTTGCTGGATCACGACTACGACATCGTCCACGCGGACGGCGAACTGTACCTGCCGGTCGTCGATCCCGACGGCGTCCCCGCGGACCTGCCGGTCGCGACTCGCGATGTCCCGCCCAGAGAGAGCCAGACGCTGCCCGTCGACATCCTCGGGTTCGAGCCGACCTACGAACGCCTCGGGGAGATCGTCATCATCGACGAGGACGACGCCGAGCGCACGAGCGCGATCGCCGACGCGATTATGGATTCCTCGATTCCCGCCGAGACGGTCCTCAACCGTGCCTCGAAAGTGAAAGGCGAACAACGCGTTCGCGAGTGGGACGTGCTGGCCGGGGACGGTACCGAGACCGTCCATCGGGAGTACGGCAGCGAGTTCCTGGTCGACGTCGCCGACGTGTACTTCTCGCCACGGTTGGCGACTGAACGCCATCGCGTCGTCGAACAGGTCGAGTCGGGCGAGCACTTCTTCGACATGTTCGCCGGCGTCGGGCCGTTCGTGATCCCCGCTGCCAGGCGCGGTGCGACGGCGGTCGGCGTCGACATCAACGAAACTGCTATCGGGTATCTCCGGGCGAACGCCGAGCGCAACGACGTGGCCGAGCGCGTGACTGCGATCGCCGGCGACGTCCGGGAGGTGGCTGCGGAGTATCCGAGTTGGGCCGACCGACTGGTGATGAACTTGCCCCACAGCGCCGATGAGTTCCTGGAGACCGCGGTCGAACTGGCCGGCGAGGAGTGCGTACTCCACTATTACGACATCCAGCACGAGGACGACCCCCACGGACCGGGCGAGGCGGCGATCCGCGAGGCTGCCGAGCCGGCCGGGTACGATGTCGATGTCGAGACTCGCCATACCGTCCGATCGTACGCGCCCCACGAATTGAACGTCTGTCTCGACGTGCGACTGATTCGCTAA
- a CDS encoding phosphatase PAP2 family protein: MNVPIGSHDVRYIAPPLIVSAIASMASKVTPYPLQTTAIYGFEGDLVALFQTVTHPVITQFFTFVYIGLYPLLLGLTYLALKRERGSRHIDYAFTYTAVVVAATPFFYFSPVGVTGYVVDGVQPLLYEGSGIIGASVTKIDTLQKAMPSLHLALAVTASLYAPKQRGYKLLSWGVTALVAVSTLYLGIHWVSDLVVGGAIAYGCYVVLPVVQSYLADILEPASAEGVYGD, from the coding sequence ATGAACGTGCCGATTGGTTCCCACGACGTCCGGTACATCGCCCCTCCCCTCATCGTGTCGGCCATCGCGAGTATGGCGTCAAAGGTCACCCCGTATCCGCTCCAGACGACAGCGATCTACGGGTTCGAGGGCGACCTTGTCGCGCTGTTTCAGACCGTCACACATCCGGTGATAACGCAGTTTTTCACGTTCGTTTACATCGGCCTGTATCCACTGTTGCTGGGGTTGACCTATCTCGCCCTCAAACGCGAGCGGGGGAGTCGACACATCGATTACGCGTTTACGTATACTGCCGTCGTCGTGGCGGCGACGCCGTTCTTCTATTTCAGCCCCGTCGGTGTCACTGGGTACGTCGTCGACGGCGTCCAGCCGTTACTGTACGAGGGCAGCGGGATCATCGGTGCGTCGGTGACGAAGATCGACACCTTGCAGAAGGCCATGCCGAGCCTCCATCTCGCGCTGGCCGTCACGGCCTCGCTCTATGCGCCCAAACAGAGGGGATACAAACTCCTCAGTTGGGGCGTGACTGCCCTCGTCGCCGTATCGACGCTGTATCTGGGTATCCACTGGGTGAGTGATCTGGTCGTCGGCGGCGCGATCGCGTACGGGTGTTACGTCGTGCTGCCGGTCGTTCAGTCGTATCTCGCCGACATCCTGGAACCGGCCTCCGCCGAAGGCGTCTACGGCGACTGA
- a CDS encoding DNA-methyltransferase: METSHRIETGDARSLSTVADDSVELVVTSPPYPMIEMWDELFADLDPDVADRLDAGDGSGAFERMHEILDSVWRELRRVLVDGGIACINVGDATRSIGGRFRVFRNHDRISDAFERLGFDPLPEILWRKPTNSGAKFMGSGMVPPNAYVTLEHEYVLVFRNGEDSRQFEPGAQHRYDAAYFWEERNRWFSDIWTDVQGELQRLESDDLRERSGAFPFEIPYRLINMYSVYGDTVLDPFWGTGTTSLAAMIAGRNSVGYELNPEFQALFDRRIEKLPERSRDVIERRLQAHADFVSRQRAEGETFDYEAERYGFPVRTKQERSITFYEATEAYKTGEGYAVAHEPVEDAPDTRT, encoded by the coding sequence ATGGAGACCAGCCATCGGATCGAGACCGGGGACGCCCGGTCGCTTTCGACCGTCGCGGACGACTCAGTCGAGTTGGTGGTCACCTCCCCGCCGTATCCGATGATCGAGATGTGGGACGAGCTGTTCGCCGATCTCGATCCCGACGTGGCCGATCGTCTCGATGCGGGTGACGGCTCCGGGGCCTTCGAACGGATGCACGAGATCCTCGATTCGGTCTGGCGAGAGCTCCGTCGGGTTCTCGTTGACGGGGGGATCGCGTGTATCAACGTCGGTGACGCGACCCGCAGCATCGGCGGACGATTTCGGGTCTTCCGCAACCACGACCGGATCAGCGACGCGTTCGAGCGGCTGGGATTCGACCCGCTCCCGGAGATTCTGTGGCGCAAGCCCACGAACTCCGGCGCCAAGTTCATGGGCTCGGGCATGGTCCCGCCCAACGCCTACGTCACGCTCGAACACGAGTACGTGCTGGTCTTTCGCAACGGCGAGGACAGCCGCCAGTTCGAGCCGGGCGCACAGCACCGATACGACGCGGCGTACTTCTGGGAGGAGCGCAACCGGTGGTTCTCCGACATCTGGACGGACGTGCAGGGCGAGTTACAGCGTCTCGAAAGCGACGACCTCCGGGAGCGCTCCGGCGCGTTCCCCTTCGAGATCCCCTACCGGCTGATCAACATGTACTCCGTCTACGGTGATACCGTCCTCGACCCGTTCTGGGGGACTGGAACCACGTCGCTGGCGGCGATGATCGCCGGCCGCAACTCGGTCGGCTACGAACTGAACCCGGAGTTTCAGGCGTTGTTCGACCGGCGCATCGAGAAGCTCCCTGAACGCTCCAGGGACGTGATAGAGCGCAGACTTCAGGCCCACGCCGATTTCGTCAGCCGGCAGCGCGCCGAAGGCGAGACGTTCGATTACGAGGCCGAACGCTACGGCTTTCCCGTACGGACGAAACAGGAGCGATCGATCACCTTCTACGAGGCGACGGAGGCGTACAAGACGGGTGAAGGCTACGCTGTCGCTCACGAGCCCGTCGAGGACGCGCCGGACACTCGGACCTGA
- a CDS encoding MBL fold metallo-hydrolase, protein MAIGDVSTVPVDGSIRYVDTGMYDSAEYGSVYLIDDDRPTLVDTGIGTNYERIIDLLDSAGIEPDELSAIALTHVHLDHAGGAGFLAEACPNAEVYVHEIGAPHLADPERLWEGTKGAVGDQIVFYTEPKPVPGDRIERITDGDEIDLGTHTLRAHHAPGHAPHQVVFEVPEIDSVFTGDAAGVYTPSIDRIHATSPPPQFDLEGAIEDVAMIQDLEPETLLYAHFGPAPADGRLSAYADRLESWVADVRDARDRFGETDEIVEHLLEREDAPDVWDERKVRGEVAMNVRGVLTYLDD, encoded by the coding sequence ATGGCGATCGGCGATGTCTCAACGGTGCCAGTCGACGGGAGTATCCGGTACGTCGACACCGGCATGTACGACTCCGCGGAGTACGGATCCGTCTATCTGATCGACGACGACCGTCCCACCCTGGTCGATACCGGGATCGGGACGAACTACGAGCGGATCATCGACCTGCTCGACAGTGCCGGGATCGAGCCCGACGAGCTTTCCGCGATCGCGCTGACACACGTCCATCTCGATCACGCCGGCGGGGCTGGCTTCCTCGCTGAGGCGTGTCCGAACGCGGAGGTCTACGTCCACGAGATCGGTGCCCCACACCTGGCCGACCCCGAGCGGCTCTGGGAGGGTACGAAGGGAGCCGTCGGCGACCAGATCGTCTTCTACACCGAGCCGAAACCGGTTCCCGGTGACCGAATCGAACGGATCACCGACGGCGACGAGATCGATCTCGGAACGCACACGCTCCGAGCCCACCACGCGCCGGGACACGCACCACATCAGGTCGTCTTCGAGGTTCCCGAGATCGATTCCGTCTTCACCGGCGACGCCGCGGGCGTCTACACGCCCTCTATCGACCGTATCCACGCCACGAGCCCGCCGCCGCAGTTCGATCTCGAGGGCGCAATCGAAGACGTGGCGATGATCCAGGATCTCGAGCCGGAGACGCTGCTGTACGCGCACTTCGGGCCTGCACCGGCCGACGGCCGACTGTCGGCCTACGCCGACCGGCTCGAATCGTGGGTCGCGGACGTGCGGGACGCTCGCGATCGGTTCGGGGAGACGGACGAGATCGTCGAACACCTGCTGGAACGGGAGGACGCCCCCGACGTCTGGGACGAGCGCAAGGTTCGCGGCGAGGTCGCGATGAACGTTCGCGGTGTCTTGACGTATCTCGACGACTGA